A window from Leptothermofonsia sichuanensis E412 encodes these proteins:
- the fdhD gene encoding formate dehydrogenase accessory sulfurtransferase FdhD: MEPSKIRTNVWVVERGGVRSRSDQLATEEPLEIRLTHPRRTVAITMRTPGADFELAAGFLYSEGVIQHREDIDRIRYCVDPETDGQQRYNIVNVELREGLAPDLQPLERHFYTTSACGVCGKTSLDALRIRSEKIPVAQLAVPAAVLYALPAQLQKAQGLFQATGGLHAAALFDHQGQLQMLQEDVGRHNALDKLVGAALLAGNLPLSEQIVMVSGRASFEIMQKCLAARVPIVCAVSAPSSLAVALAREFGMTLIGFLRGERFNVYAGAERIAGIQR, from the coding sequence ATGGAACCCAGCAAGATCCGAACCAACGTTTGGGTGGTTGAGCGGGGGGGTGTGCGATCGCGCTCTGACCAGTTGGCAACGGAAGAACCCTTAGAAATCCGTTTAACCCATCCCCGGCGCACCGTTGCAATTACAATGCGTACTCCTGGAGCCGACTTCGAACTGGCAGCCGGTTTTCTCTACAGCGAAGGGGTGATTCAACACCGGGAAGATATTGACCGTATCCGCTATTGTGTCGATCCGGAGACGGATGGTCAGCAACGCTACAACATTGTCAATGTTGAACTGCGAGAGGGGCTGGCTCCCGATTTGCAACCGCTGGAACGGCACTTTTACACCACAAGTGCTTGTGGAGTTTGTGGCAAAACCAGCCTGGACGCATTGAGAATTCGTTCAGAAAAAATTCCGGTTGCTCAACTGGCTGTTCCCGCAGCAGTCCTCTACGCGCTGCCGGCTCAGTTACAGAAAGCCCAGGGACTTTTCCAGGCAACGGGTGGGCTGCACGCGGCAGCCCTGTTTGATCATCAGGGTCAACTGCAAATGCTTCAGGAAGACGTGGGACGGCACAATGCTCTGGATAAGCTGGTTGGTGCTGCACTACTGGCTGGCAATCTGCCGTTGAGCGAGCAGATTGTGATGGTAAGCGGTCGGGCAAGTTTTGAAATTATGCAGAAGTGCCTGGCGGCAAGGGTGCCCATTGTTTGTGCCGTGTCGGCTCCCAGCAGTCTGGCTGTTGCCCTTGCCAGAGAATTTGGGATGACGCTGATTGGCTTTTTGCGAGGGGAACGGTTCAATGTGTACGCTGGAGCGGAGCGGATAGCCGGGATTCAAAGGTGA
- a CDS encoding CHASE2 domain-containing protein, whose translation MIWRIGELGWRLLPGGLVSLAFAILLNVGVLQPLEQIAYTTLFWARGERPWDSRLVMVAIDDASIRRLGRFPWSRQRYVELLNVLTEADPSLVVFNLIWSEPSPDDPALAKAIIRSGRVVLAQGLDNTGLPLLPVPGLQASAIASGHILKQQDTDGLTRKIDLYHHGEPSLGFSVIRAYTLVQASVPLPRLNRPLWLNWMGQAQTLPRYSFIDVIEGKVPTQSLKDKIVLVGVTAAGIDPLPTPYDRNPPASGVYLQATVINNLLQQNSLHPPALAWFILILLIGGPGLSLLLSYQREERQVLIWVAFCVGWCFLAFSLFLATYWLPLAFPLCLMTTTAGATFVSTRLRIGALLRQQVQQLWQLYRQDLVVPSLNSGLSARPLPQPTSSVQSAAQLAALADQLGRSQATQAAIARSLSIGLVAADWDGLVWFANPVASDWLSVQVGDDLMTCLVPLWLTEEEWQTDFQTLRWQGSVPPHELQQGDRWYALKLEPLNYGSSQSWATPSPPLDGLLMVLEDITTQKQAEAALERQVNELQRVAQLKDDFLSTVSHELRSPMANMKMAIELLKIARSSEASQRYLTILETECSRKIELIDDLLDLQRLEVGAQAAHFSEIDLESWLPPIFAPFYERTENQQQTLWVELSTPLPPLVSDRASLERVVVELLNNACKYTPSGETIQVTVRTCPATPETGQATDGQRLPLPPAESSLPSTSPDLPAPVQSLLQFSITNTGTEIPEEELPRIFEKFYRIPNADPWRRGGTGLGLALVKKLVESLGGTIQVSSGSGQTCFTVYLPLER comes from the coding sequence ATGATCTGGCGTATCGGTGAGTTAGGCTGGCGACTCCTTCCCGGTGGACTGGTCAGTCTGGCGTTTGCCATCCTGCTCAATGTGGGCGTCCTACAACCACTTGAACAGATTGCTTACACAACGCTCTTTTGGGCGCGGGGTGAGCGCCCCTGGGATAGCCGCCTGGTCATGGTTGCCATTGATGATGCCAGCATTAGGCGTCTGGGACGATTTCCCTGGAGTCGCCAGCGCTATGTGGAGTTGCTGAATGTTCTGACAGAGGCAGACCCAAGTCTGGTTGTGTTTAATTTAATCTGGTCAGAACCAAGTCCTGATGACCCGGCCCTGGCAAAGGCAATCATCCGTAGTGGCAGAGTTGTTCTGGCTCAGGGGTTGGACAATACCGGACTCCCCCTGCTGCCGGTTCCAGGTCTTCAAGCCAGCGCGATCGCCAGCGGGCACATCTTAAAACAGCAGGACACCGATGGGCTGACTCGAAAAATTGACTTATACCATCACGGTGAACCGTCCCTTGGGTTTTCAGTCATTAGAGCCTACACCCTGGTCCAGGCATCGGTGCCCCTACCCAGACTCAATCGCCCTCTATGGCTCAACTGGATGGGGCAAGCCCAAACCCTGCCCCGTTATTCCTTCATTGATGTGATTGAAGGAAAGGTGCCCACTCAGTCTTTGAAAGACAAGATTGTTTTAGTGGGCGTGACAGCCGCCGGGATTGATCCACTCCCCACCCCCTATGATCGCAACCCACCTGCCAGTGGTGTCTATCTTCAGGCAACAGTTATTAATAATTTGTTGCAGCAAAATTCTTTGCACCCGCCTGCGCTGGCCTGGTTTATTCTTATCCTGTTAATCGGCGGTCCAGGCTTAAGCTTACTGCTCAGTTATCAGCGGGAAGAACGACAGGTATTAATCTGGGTTGCGTTTTGTGTGGGGTGGTGCTTTCTGGCTTTCAGCCTGTTTCTGGCAACTTACTGGCTGCCGCTGGCGTTTCCTCTATGTCTCATGACAACCACAGCAGGTGCCACATTTGTCAGTACCCGGCTGAGAATAGGTGCTCTCTTGCGGCAGCAGGTGCAGCAACTCTGGCAATTGTACCGGCAGGATCTGGTAGTCCCTTCGCTAAATTCAGGATTAAGTGCCCGTCCGTTACCACAGCCGACCAGTTCAGTCCAGAGTGCGGCTCAACTGGCTGCCCTGGCTGACCAGTTGGGACGATCGCAGGCAACCCAGGCGGCGATCGCCCGTAGCCTGTCCATTGGGCTGGTGGCAGCCGACTGGGACGGACTGGTCTGGTTTGCCAACCCGGTTGCCTCTGATTGGCTCTCCGTTCAGGTGGGGGATGACCTGATGACCTGCCTGGTTCCCCTGTGGCTGACGGAAGAGGAATGGCAGACTGACTTCCAGACCCTCAGATGGCAGGGATCGGTTCCGCCCCATGAGTTACAACAGGGCGATCGCTGGTATGCCCTGAAACTCGAACCTTTAAACTATGGCTCTTCCCAGAGTTGGGCAACCCCTTCCCCGCCCCTGGATGGGTTACTGATGGTCCTGGAAGATATTACGACTCAAAAACAGGCAGAAGCTGCACTTGAAAGGCAGGTCAACGAGCTTCAGCGGGTGGCTCAACTGAAGGACGATTTTTTGAGCACGGTTTCCCATGAACTGCGATCGCCGATGGCAAACATGAAAATGGCGATTGAGCTATTGAAAATTGCCAGGTCCAGTGAGGCATCTCAACGCTACCTCACCATTTTGGAAACCGAATGTAGCCGTAAAATTGAATTGATCGACGACCTGCTCGACCTGCAACGGCTGGAAGTGGGTGCCCAGGCCGCTCATTTCTCTGAAATTGACCTGGAAAGCTGGCTTCCCCCCATTTTTGCCCCGTTCTACGAACGAACTGAAAACCAGCAACAAACCTTATGGGTTGAACTTTCCACTCCCCTTCCGCCACTCGTTTCAGACCGGGCAAGTCTAGAACGGGTGGTGGTTGAATTGCTCAATAATGCCTGCAAATACACTCCATCTGGAGAAACCATTCAGGTGACAGTCCGCACCTGTCCAGCCACCCCAGAGACAGGGCAGGCAACCGATGGGCAAAGACTGCCCCTGCCCCCGGCTGAAAGCTCACTCCCTTCAACGTCACCTGACCTGCCAGCCCCCGTCCAATCCCTGCTTCAGTTCAGCATTACGAACACAGGCACAGAAATCCCAGAAGAGGAACTGCCCCGCATCTTTGAAAAATTTTACCGGATTCCCAATGCGGACCCGTGGAGGCGAGGAGGCACTGGCTTAGGTCTGGCGCTGGTCAAAAAACTGGTGGAATCTCTGGGAGGCACCATTCAGGTAAGCAGTGGCTCAGGTCAAACCTGCTTTACAGTGTATCTGCCGCTCGAACGGTAG
- the rimJ gene encoding ribosomal protein S5-alanine N-acetyltransferase, whose product MMQTDYGTPELPQISTPRLMVRMADYRDAAEIARYYTHNRAFLQPFEPTRPAEFFSEGFWRSQTEHNLIEFTHDHSLRLFVFEQPYPKTVIGVVNFSQIFREPFHACVLGYSLAEARQGQGLMYEALSATIHYMFTEQNFHRIMANYMPRNQRSGNLLRRLGFVVEGYARDYLQINGQWEDHILTSLTNPNWMPHL is encoded by the coding sequence ATGATGCAGACAGATTATGGCACGCCGGAGCTTCCTCAGATTTCAACGCCAAGATTAATGGTTCGCATGGCAGACTATCGGGATGCGGCTGAAATCGCCCGATACTATACCCACAATCGGGCATTCTTGCAGCCATTTGAACCAACCCGCCCAGCGGAATTTTTTAGCGAAGGATTCTGGCGATCGCAGACAGAGCACAACCTGATCGAATTCACCCATGACCACTCCCTCAGATTATTTGTGTTTGAACAACCGTATCCTAAAACGGTGATTGGCGTAGTGAACTTCTCCCAAATCTTTAGAGAGCCTTTTCATGCCTGTGTTTTAGGCTATAGTCTGGCTGAAGCCAGGCAAGGTCAGGGCTTGATGTATGAAGCACTCAGTGCCACTATCCATTACATGTTCACGGAGCAAAACTTTCACCGGATCATGGCAAACTATATGCCGCGCAATCAGCGTAGCGGTAACCTCTTGAGAAGATTGGGGTTTGTGGTTGAAGGCTATGCCAGGGACTACCTGCAAATCAACGGTCAATGGGAAGACCACATCCTGACCAGTCTGACTAACCCGAACTGGATGCCTCACCTTTGA
- a CDS encoding FecR family protein, whose product MQILENLRKNLMSRPAQKVGLAIAVFFSLGGAQGLAQQSLQVRIERWLAVQRIAGNVNRYHGGNAQPARVGDRLQVLGDGISTGKNSVATLIVDTGIGTISLAENTRLHIQEMSLARDNGRITRLDVMSGQARLRVRRFTHRGSKLEIRTPAGLSGVRGTDFGINIQPSGKTGLAVPEGEVVSSAQGRAVSVPQGYQNFTIPGEPPSTPTPLTEDTGIRYNFREVVENRVRKIQLVGQVDPVNTVIVEGTPQNTNREGQFITDLRLLPNRVTIQVEVITPLGTRKVHDLAYR is encoded by the coding sequence TTGCAGATTCTGGAAAATTTGCGGAAAAATCTGATGAGTCGTCCAGCCCAGAAAGTTGGGCTTGCCATTGCAGTTTTCTTCTCCTTAGGGGGTGCCCAGGGACTTGCACAACAATCACTCCAGGTGCGGATTGAACGATGGTTAGCCGTTCAGCGGATTGCAGGTAATGTCAACCGTTACCACGGTGGGAATGCTCAACCTGCCCGGGTTGGCGATCGCCTGCAAGTCTTAGGAGATGGCATTTCGACCGGCAAAAACTCAGTTGCTACCCTGATTGTGGATACGGGAATTGGCACCATCAGTTTGGCTGAAAACACCCGCCTGCACATTCAAGAAATGTCCTTAGCCCGTGATAATGGGCGCATTACCCGCTTAGATGTCATGAGTGGGCAGGCCCGTTTGCGGGTGCGTCGGTTCACCCATCGGGGATCTAAACTGGAGATTCGGACGCCTGCTGGTCTGAGCGGGGTACGCGGTACAGACTTTGGAATCAATATTCAACCCAGCGGCAAAACTGGACTGGCAGTTCCGGAAGGAGAAGTGGTCAGTTCTGCTCAGGGACGCGCCGTTTCAGTCCCCCAGGGCTACCAAAATTTCACGATTCCCGGTGAACCGCCCTCGACACCAACTCCGCTGACAGAGGATACTGGTATTCGATATAACTTTCGAGAAGTCGTTGAGAACAGGGTGCGTAAAATTCAACTGGTTGGACAGGTCGATCCGGTGAACACTGTGATTGTGGAAGGTACCCCTCAAAATACCAATCGGGAGGGGCAGTTCATCACGGATTTGAGGCTGTTGCCCAATCGAGTCACCATCCAGGTTGAAGTGATTACGCCATTAGGAACGAGAAAAGTCCATGATCTGGCGTATCGGTGA
- the ruvA gene encoding Holliday junction branch migration protein RuvA, producing MIGYLKGTIAGIQKSGTRVILTLDVNQVGYDVQIVPRLVQELPAIGAFTQIYTHLNVREDQMVLFGFGSAAERDLFRQLVSVSGIGPQLAVALLDTLGLQGLVQAIVSGNTRTLSRTPGVGTKTAERIALELKTKLAEWRLEAGVVATPGAGPALAIQEDVEMTLVALGYTSSEIAKALQAVGQSTALAKNADAEEWIRQAISWLSQ from the coding sequence ATGATTGGCTATCTCAAAGGCACGATCGCAGGCATTCAGAAAAGCGGCACGCGAGTAATTCTGACTCTGGACGTGAATCAGGTTGGTTATGATGTGCAGATTGTGCCCCGTCTGGTACAGGAGCTACCAGCCATAGGAGCCTTTACCCAGATATACACCCATTTGAATGTGCGGGAAGACCAGATGGTTCTGTTTGGATTTGGGTCTGCGGCAGAACGAGATTTGTTTCGTCAGTTGGTCAGTGTGAGCGGCATTGGTCCCCAGCTTGCCGTCGCCCTGCTGGATACGTTGGGATTGCAGGGTCTGGTGCAGGCGATTGTCTCAGGAAACACCCGCACCCTCTCCAGAACACCGGGCGTTGGCACCAAAACCGCCGAGCGAATTGCACTGGAGCTAAAGACAAAACTGGCAGAATGGCGGTTAGAAGCGGGTGTTGTTGCCACCCCTGGGGCTGGTCCTGCCCTCGCCATTCAAGAAGATGTGGAGATGACACTGGTAGCGCTGGGCTATACCAGCAGCGAGATTGCCAAAGCACTACAGGCTGTGGGGCAAAGTACTGCACTTGCCAAAAATGCCGATGCTGAGGAGTGGATTCGGCAGGCAATTTCGTGGCTGAGTCAGTAG
- a CDS encoding DUF4346 domain-containing protein, translated as MNQAIADATALDEKLSNRHIDLDPGGYFIIYLDREAGLICAKHYTNVIDERGLACDPETGKPFPCDKQLERVATRTYRGKTAKEICVELFEKVKPCPVTRLDHAAYLGREFQRAERALLSGQDYVQD; from the coding sequence ATGAACCAGGCTATTGCAGATGCAACTGCCCTTGACGAAAAACTTTCAAATCGCCACATTGACCTTGACCCTGGCGGGTATTTCATTATCTACCTTGATCGGGAAGCGGGGTTGATTTGTGCCAAGCATTACACCAATGTGATTGATGAGCGGGGTCTTGCCTGTGATCCGGAGACGGGTAAACCCTTTCCCTGTGACAAACAGCTAGAACGGGTTGCCACCAGAACTTATAGGGGCAAAACAGCAAAGGAAATCTGTGTGGAGCTATTTGAAAAGGTGAAGCCCTGTCCGGTTACCAGGCTGGATCATGCTGCCTACCTGGGGCGTGAATTCCAGCGAGCGGAAAGGGCACTCCTGAGTGGACAGGACTATGTTCAGGACTGA
- the psb32 gene encoding photosystem II repair protein Psb32 yields MKRLFTTLPNWIIPLQRWLLAITVVLLTSQGFAPPANATGVYEIPFPTSETWVIDKADILSRLTEGKINSGLGELAKKTGYEVRFVTIHRLDYDETAQSFADKLFERWFPNPEDQANQTILVIDNLTNNTGIRTGEKVKERLPDEIAQSVAQETVLVPLKEGNKYNQAFLGASDRLIAVLSGRPDPGPPQLQDNVQVEGTFATPEETKSSNATFWVITFLVVATIVPMATYYFYVFIQER; encoded by the coding sequence ATGAAACGGCTCTTCACCACACTACCTAACTGGATAATCCCACTCCAACGTTGGCTCCTGGCGATCACCGTGGTACTGCTGACCAGTCAGGGGTTTGCCCCTCCTGCCAATGCGACTGGTGTTTATGAAATTCCTTTTCCAACCTCCGAAACCTGGGTGATTGACAAGGCTGATATTTTGAGTCGCCTCACTGAAGGAAAAATTAACTCTGGTCTGGGGGAACTGGCAAAGAAAACTGGATACGAAGTTCGCTTTGTCACGATCCACCGTCTCGATTATGACGAAACTGCTCAAAGCTTTGCCGACAAGTTATTTGAGCGATGGTTTCCAAATCCAGAAGACCAGGCCAACCAGACAATTCTGGTCATTGATAATCTGACTAACAACACGGGCATTCGCACGGGTGAAAAGGTGAAAGAACGCCTGCCAGATGAAATTGCCCAAAGTGTTGCCCAGGAAACGGTACTCGTGCCCTTAAAGGAGGGTAATAAATACAATCAGGCGTTTCTGGGTGCCAGCGATCGCCTGATTGCAGTTCTCTCCGGTAGACCAGATCCCGGCCCCCCCCAGTTGCAGGATAACGTTCAGGTAGAAGGCACCTTTGCAACCCCTGAAGAAACCAAGTCCAGCAACGCCACCTTCTGGGTGATCACGTTTCTGGTTGTTGCCACGATTGTGCCAATGGCGACCTATTACTTCTATGTATTTATACAGGAGCGGTAA
- a CDS encoding ABC-F family ATP-binding cassette domain-containing protein: MLRLEHISKTYPTGEVLKDINWEVKPGDRIGLVGVNGAGKSTQLKIISGEIEPTSGEVIRPASLHIAYLSQEFEVDPNRIVREEFWRAFKQANEVHEALAQVHRAMETATPEALDHLLKQMDRLQRQFEALNGYGLEARIEKILPEMGFAPEDGDRLVSDFSGGWQMRMSLGKILLQEPDLLLLDEPTNHLDLETIEWLETYLKGLTTPMVIVSHDREFLDRLCTQIVETERGVSTTYLGNYSAYLQQKAEQQEAQLSAYERQQKELEKQQAFVDRFRASATRSTQAKSREKQLEKIERIEAPESGLRTLHFRFPPSPRSGREVVIIKDLTHAYGDKILFLGAELLIERGDRVSFLGPNGCGKSTLLHLMVGMEKPTDGIVKLGDHNVIPSYFEQNQAEALDLQKTVMETIHDEVPDWTNEEVRTLLGRFLFSGDMVFKQVAALSGGEKARLALAKMLLQPANLLILDEPTNHLDIPAKEMLEEALQHYDGTVIIVSHDRYFISKVANKIVEIRDGELRLYRGDYHYYLDKIEEEQEKQRLAAIEAEKAAKAAEKRAKQKEKEKARKAARR, encoded by the coding sequence ATGCTCCGTCTGGAACACATCAGTAAAACTTACCCGACTGGCGAAGTTCTCAAGGATATTAATTGGGAAGTCAAGCCGGGCGATCGCATCGGACTGGTGGGAGTCAACGGTGCGGGTAAATCAACTCAGCTAAAAATTATTTCCGGCGAAATTGAGCCAACTTCAGGTGAGGTCATTCGTCCTGCCAGTCTGCACATTGCTTACCTGTCCCAGGAATTTGAAGTGGATCCCAACCGGATTGTGCGGGAGGAATTTTGGCGGGCATTTAAGCAGGCAAATGAGGTTCATGAGGCCCTGGCACAGGTGCATCGGGCAATGGAAACGGCGACGCCCGAAGCCCTAGACCACCTGTTAAAGCAGATGGATCGTCTCCAGCGTCAGTTTGAAGCGTTGAATGGCTATGGGTTGGAGGCAAGGATTGAGAAGATTCTGCCAGAGATGGGATTTGCACCGGAGGATGGCGATCGCCTGGTCAGTGATTTTAGCGGTGGCTGGCAAATGCGCATGAGTTTGGGCAAGATCCTGCTCCAGGAACCAGACCTGCTGCTGCTGGATGAACCCACCAACCACCTGGATCTGGAAACCATTGAATGGTTAGAAACTTACCTGAAGGGACTGACCACACCCATGGTGATTGTTTCCCATGACCGGGAGTTTCTGGACCGCCTCTGTACCCAGATTGTTGAAACCGAGCGGGGCGTTTCTACGACCTACCTGGGCAACTACTCTGCCTATTTACAACAAAAAGCGGAACAGCAGGAAGCCCAACTCAGTGCCTATGAACGGCAGCAAAAAGAACTGGAAAAGCAACAGGCATTTGTTGATCGCTTTCGTGCCAGTGCAACTCGCAGCACCCAGGCAAAAAGCCGGGAAAAGCAACTGGAAAAGATTGAACGCATCGAAGCTCCTGAATCCGGGTTGAGAACTCTGCATTTTCGCTTCCCTCCCTCTCCCCGCAGCGGACGCGAAGTGGTCATCATCAAAGATTTGACCCATGCCTATGGAGACAAGATTCTGTTTTTAGGAGCAGAGTTGCTGATTGAGCGGGGCGATCGCGTCTCCTTCCTGGGTCCCAATGGTTGCGGCAAATCTACCCTGTTGCACCTGATGGTCGGAATGGAAAAACCAACGGACGGCATTGTCAAGTTGGGTGACCACAATGTCATCCCCAGCTATTTCGAGCAAAACCAGGCAGAGGCTCTGGATCTGCAAAAAACCGTGATGGAAACGATTCATGATGAAGTTCCCGATTGGACTAACGAGGAAGTGCGGACTTTATTGGGGCGGTTTCTATTCAGTGGGGATATGGTTTTTAAGCAGGTTGCTGCCCTCAGCGGTGGTGAAAAAGCCCGCCTGGCCCTGGCAAAAATGCTGCTACAACCCGCCAATCTGCTGATCCTGGACGAACCGACCAACCACCTGGACATTCCCGCCAAAGAAATGCTGGAAGAAGCCCTCCAGCACTACGATGGAACGGTGATTATTGTCTCCCACGATCGCTACTTCATCTCTAAAGTTGCCAACAAAATTGTCGAGATCCGGGATGGGGAATTGCGCCTCTATCGGGGTGACTATCACTATTATCTGGACAAGATTGAAGAAGAGCAGGAAAAGCAGCGTCTGGCAGCGATCGAAGCCGAAAAAGCTGCTAAAGCGGCTGAAAAACGCGCTAAACAAAAGGAAAAAGAAAAAGCCCGCAAAGCTGCCAGGCGTTAG
- a CDS encoding M3 family oligoendopeptidase — protein MQSASGVANLAHLDSPQEWNLSDLYHGFDDPQLVKDLETLQQEANQFREIYRGRVQELSPEQIGDCFKQLEEIAEKTGYLYAFPSLVFSADTRNAEAKQFLDKVMEVLTVVENQLLFFDLELKALDETVFAKLESAPVLQTYRHYLHQIGKFRPYKLSEEVEQTRNQDNLTGRQAFIQLRSVHLGEQEYEPVTTPDGNSASTEAELSALAFHPSPEVRYNAYASIRKVMKQHNSLYAYILNTIAQDHRLENQMRGYASTLDKQLLADEVSEPVFRAIMEGTRDRFDLWQRYYTLKGNTLGQKIRTCDVYAPWTTESQPPISYRTGVETLLAALDQFDPNYSRRAEEFFLKDWVDAKVRPGKRGGAFCSYTHGKHSYLLLSYTNDYNSLFTLAHEMGHGLHFAWIGDRQTYFNSNPPMVLAEIASTFNELLLLDYLLKTASDPTLKRSLLARQLEDQLNLLFRQSTISRLELAIHARSVQGSFDHQFVNAQWQALYQELCGDAVEVLPEHQYDWARIGHIYFKPYYCYQYTASNIVSLACYQKYLQVGKDFIPGYMELLAAGGSMDQVTALRQYVDVDLENPATIHAALKYVEGLLDQLQATL, from the coding sequence GTGCAGTCCGCCTCTGGTGTCGCCAATCTAGCCCACCTGGACAGTCCGCAGGAATGGAATCTGTCCGACCTTTATCATGGTTTTGATGATCCGCAACTTGTTAAAGACCTGGAGACGTTGCAGCAGGAAGCCAATCAATTTCGGGAAATCTATCGCGGCAGAGTGCAGGAGTTGTCGCCTGAGCAGATTGGGGACTGTTTCAAGCAACTGGAGGAAATCGCGGAAAAAACAGGCTACCTCTATGCGTTTCCCTCCCTGGTATTCTCGGCAGATACACGCAACGCCGAAGCAAAGCAGTTCCTGGACAAAGTAATGGAAGTGTTGACGGTGGTTGAGAACCAGCTTTTATTTTTCGATCTGGAATTGAAAGCACTGGACGAAACCGTCTTTGCCAAACTTGAATCGGCACCTGTACTCCAGACCTATCGTCACTATCTGCATCAAATTGGCAAGTTTCGTCCCTATAAGCTGTCTGAGGAAGTAGAGCAAACCCGCAATCAGGACAACCTGACGGGACGACAGGCCTTTATTCAACTGCGATCGGTGCATCTGGGTGAGCAGGAATATGAACCTGTCACCACTCCAGACGGTAACTCTGCCAGCACAGAAGCAGAACTAAGTGCGCTGGCGTTTCATCCCAGTCCAGAAGTCCGGTATAACGCCTATGCTTCTATTCGTAAAGTCATGAAGCAGCATAACTCGCTGTATGCCTATATTCTGAATACGATTGCCCAGGATCATCGATTAGAAAACCAGATGCGGGGGTATGCCTCAACGCTGGACAAACAACTGTTAGCAGATGAGGTTTCAGAGCCAGTGTTCCGGGCAATTATGGAAGGAACCCGCGATCGCTTCGATCTGTGGCAGCGCTACTACACCCTGAAAGGCAACACCCTGGGGCAAAAAATTCGCACCTGCGACGTGTATGCCCCCTGGACAACCGAAAGCCAACCCCCTATCTCCTATAGAACCGGAGTTGAAACGCTGCTGGCCGCCCTGGATCAATTCGATCCAAACTATTCCCGCCGGGCAGAAGAATTTTTCCTGAAAGACTGGGTCGATGCCAAAGTGCGTCCGGGCAAACGAGGTGGGGCTTTCTGCTCTTATACCCACGGCAAGCACAGCTACCTGTTGCTGTCCTATACCAATGACTACAACTCTCTGTTCACCCTGGCCCACGAGATGGGTCATGGGCTGCACTTTGCCTGGATTGGCGATCGCCAGACTTATTTCAACAGCAACCCTCCAATGGTGCTGGCAGAAATTGCATCAACCTTTAACGAGTTGTTGTTGCTGGACTATCTGCTGAAAACCGCCAGTGATCCGACGTTAAAGCGATCGCTTCTGGCTCGTCAGCTTGAAGACCAGCTCAATTTGCTGTTCCGTCAAAGTACAATCAGTCGCCTGGAACTGGCAATCCACGCTCGTTCGGTTCAGGGTAGTTTTGACCACCAGTTTGTTAACGCGCAGTGGCAGGCTCTGTATCAAGAACTCTGTGGAGATGCCGTCGAGGTCTTACCAGAGCACCAGTATGACTGGGCACGCATTGGTCACATTTACTTCAAGCCTTACTACTGCTACCAGTACACAGCTTCTAATATTGTCAGCCTTGCCTGCTATCAGAAGTATTTGCAGGTGGGTAAAGACTTTATCCCTGGCTATATGGAATTGCTGGCAGCTGGTGGCAGTATGGATCAGGTGACTGCCCTACGTCAGTATGTAGATGTCGATCTGGAAAACCCGGCCACTATTCATGCGGCATTGAAGTACGTAGAGGGCTTGTTAGATCAACTCCAGGCAACCCTTTAG